A window of Zonotrichia leucophrys gambelii isolate GWCS_2022_RI chromosome 6, RI_Zleu_2.0, whole genome shotgun sequence genomic DNA:
agaaagaaaagcaatccTAATTGTAAATTTCCACTGGAAAACAATGAACAGCTTATCTTAAATAGATTCAGTGGTTAATTAccctttctgtttaaaaatgtgtgcCTTATTTCCACTTCAAATGAAGAAGGAAAGTAATGTTTGCCATAGCTTCAAATTAACAGCGTTTGATCAGCCTACAgctttgaaatgaaatcttctcttgtttgctggttttttaTTGTTGTCTTATATACATGCTTTCAAGAGTATAGTAAGCTACTTTTTGGAAAGGGGGAATTGGCCAGCTTAGATTAGCTAGGATAGAAAGAATGTAATTCTTACAACAACTGTTTAGGATGAGTTTAGCAATTGGGGGTTTGAAGAGGATGATGAGCTCTCAGGAGAGGAGGCAGCgtggccaaggaaacaaaaggcCCTGAGCAGACAGACATGCTGTAATGCTGCCATATATTTCTGTGGGtgagctgtctgtctgtcctgggagtAAGGGCTGTTCCTGGCTCCAGCAGTGTCCTGGCCCCTTTTGTTCCAAGGCAGCGTGTGGCACAGCTTCCTGTGCAATGGCACACATCAGTGCCCAGGATGTAGAAAGGATTCAATGTTTTGAATCATAAGATGGGAATAAGGTGGGAATAATAAGGTGgaataagaataatttttaaaaaaggaaaactaagCTGCTGAATGCACTCTCCCATGCAGTGGGCTGCAGCCATTAGAGATCTCAGCCTGACCCCTTTGCCAGGTGATCCATGTCCAGCAGTGCATATCTGTGAGCACCAGCCACTTTGCTTTACCCTACAAGAGCTCAGACCATATTCATTATATCCTCAAGAGACATATTCTTTGTTTCACTTCCATGTTATCTTCCCATCCTGAGCTTTCTCTCCAAAATTATTTGCTGACATgcacctggctgcaggagctgctagAAAtctccaaacccacagagagGTTGCTGAGCTGTGAGGCTGGCTCATCAGTCTCACCACTGAAGAGGATAAGGAATATGACCAGGGACACCTGGGCTGGAAAGGTCTCGCCTGTCCAGGTAAATAGCCTGCCTGCAGATGGAGAACAGTCAGATGGGCTCTCCAGTGCAGCAAGGCAGAgacaggggctgagcagggctttcactggggacagcactgaCTTCCTTGTGGAGGCCACTGTGGTTTGAAGAAACTCAAGCCCCTGGTTAACATCACACAGCTGATGTATCCAAACTCCCTGGGCCATGCCCCAAGAACCCTGCTGGCATTTACCAAGGTGGATCAAGGAAAGCTTCTCCTCCAAAGGGCAGGAAAGTGGGGAGGTGCCAGACCATCTCTGTttctgcagtgtcacctcccaAAGGGCAGCCCTGGCCAACTGCTCTGACCTTTGGAGTGGCACCGATgtctgtgagcagctctgcctgcccagcctgtgctgcccagctccctctcctccagcacagggaaaggggTCAGTGCCTGCCAAGCAATGcatctttttgcctttgcatgaGCTGCTTATTGCTTCCTTGTGGAATTTATCTAGTTTGGACTAGATGGTGCTGAGCAAACCCCAAGAACCAGCACTGGGACCACATCCTTTCCAAGGGATTTCTATCTCATCTTGAAAAAGGGGACAGACCTCCCCTTGGGGAGCTGTCAGCTCAGGGAAGCTCTCAGGTGTCCCAACTGCTTCTCCATCCTCCTGGCCTCAGCAAATGCCATCACTCTGCAGGATGTGTGCTGGGACCAGCTacacctgctgctctgcctctgccagtTCTCACGGGTTTCTTTGTGTGCCTCAGGCACTGTCAGATGCCTTGAGGAAAGGAGCTGTGTGAGCATCCCGTGACATGGAGcgctgggacaggagctctgcGAGTGACGATGGGTGGGGATCAGGGTGGTTTATGGGCTCACAGCCACTTTGCCAGCTACAGGGAATATTTTagccagggacaccttgcatGGAGGCAGGGGAGGAATGCCTGTAAAATGTGAGACAAGCTCCCttgcagctcagagcagtggCTGTTTCTCACCAGCCCTTGTCTATCATGTGCCACTATCACCAGGTCAGGTCACAGGAGTGTCTCCAATTAACCCAGCCCTCTGGTGAGCCTTAATTGGCACTCCAggctctcctcctcccccttcttGCACTTCTTGAATTTCTCACCTCTATATCTGCTGCTAAGCCTTTGCTCCCAGCATCCCAGCCACTGCTGGGAACCAGTGACCATAACCCATATTTACTCCCTAAATCAAGGCAGCAGCCATCCCCTGGCATGGAGCTATcctgaagatgtccctgcttgGTGCCCAGCATCAGCgtggcaggaggaggggctgtggctgcagggatgagcagggggcttggggacaggTATGGGCTTcagtgcagaggagctgggaagttCAGGAAGGCTTTTTGGTAGGTACTTGCTGGGAGAGTACCAGGGTGGGGGAgagatggctgctgctgcttcctctttCCAGAGACCACTGAACATATTTAACCCTCCACATGCTGCTCCCAGAGGTGAGCCATGTACCTGAAAGACCAGAGTTGGAGcaggctgcaggacacagcatgGCCTGGCTCATCATCCTGTCCCaggcttgctgctttgcttgggGTACATGTTTagggctgccctgcaggtgcTTTGGGCATGGCTGGGACCCACAGGCTGCATCTTCTCTTGCTGAGTCATCTCACCATGGTAAGGTCCAATAAATGGATcttcatcctgctgctctgggaatgaaCCAGGACCATCCCCAGAAGGACGGAGACTCCTGCAGGTCTGCCCCACTGTGGCCCTGTCACCAAGGTCTCTGCAGCCACCCAGCATCACCTGCACAAAGGTAAGGGTGCTGCCCTGATCCAGATGTGAAGAAGCTGAGTCTGGGCAAGACACAGGAACTCCTGAGCAGGGGCCAGCCCTGGGAAAACTGAACACTGGCAGCTGGCAAGGGCTGgtggctgggggagaggcctGATGCTTtcaggaagagctggaggcTCATGGGCAGGGGGAGACCAGAGCTGGAACATCCTCCATGGCAGAATGTGGTGCCCAAActctcccacagcccagctggggctggcactgcaggcctGGGGGTGCCCATggggctctcccagctctgctctgctctcctggccctgcaggaccGCCCTGAGTGGGGCCAGCCTGTCGGGAACTGTCCCTTTTAAGCCCTTGGAGCTGTTGCCAGCCGTGGCTTAGTGGGGTCCCCATCCTTTCAACTGGCTGTTCGGCAAATTAAGAGCTTGCTATTAGGCTGCTAATTAAAGGCACTTCATTAGCAGCaggggaggcagctcctggccgCAGCAAAATTGGATTCCTCTGAGCTGCCATGAGCCGATTCTCtcctctctggggctgggggctgtgtccCTCCGTGCCCGGGGAagcagctgcctccagccatGGCCGGGGGCTGCAGCCGCTTCCCGAGCGCGGGGGATGGGGCACATCTACCCCGCGGGGAGAGGGGCCGGGGGTGATCGGGGTGTCGGGTGATGTGGGGCCGCCCCCGCGCCGCCAGCCTCGGGGatggggcagtgctgcagccccacttACGGTTCCCGGGTCTCTCCCGTTTAGAGGGGACATGCCAGAGCTCTCAGAGGTGGCAGAGCATCTCGAGCATCACCTCAGTGGTTCCGCTGCCCCGGGCTGGGCCGTGACCCCTGCGCGGGCTGAGCAGTCCGGAGGCGCTGCCCCTGCCCCCGGCGAGGGGAGAGGCTCCCGGACTCCTCCTCCGGCCGCTCAGGCGCCTCCAATGAGCCCCGGGGGCTCccgggctgccctgccctgccttcccttccctcacctcctccttcttccaTCTAAAAATGGGAGAGACCGGCCGGGCCGCCGCACCGGGGCTGCCttcctccccctctcctcctcctcgtccctCCCCGCGCTCCGTCCGCAGCCTCTCGCCGCCGCTCGGGAAAGGGACCCCGCGGCCCGGCGGGGACATCACCGGGGTGAGCTCCCTGCGGGCCGGGAGGGCTGCCCGTCCCTGCTTCCGTCTGCCCCACAGAGTCCCTGTGCCCCGCTAGCCCCGGGCCTGACACCCCTCGGCCTGACATccccctcccttttctcccGGCTTGAGATTCCTGATGGGATTAGGGGGGATTTGCTGTGCGTGAGCcgggagctgctgggtgctACGAACCCGGCTACCGTGCgggaggctggggctgtgggagcggggctgctcctggggacacaggcTCGTCCCATGTCCGCGCCCTGCGGGGACATCCATCGCTCCGGACATTCACTGCAGcaccccaggctgtccctgcagctggggctgctctgaatGCTCTGAGCGCCCCGGtcccgggctgggctgggtacAGCTGCAATGGGGCTGTTCCCCACAGCCCCCGGCTCTCCGCAGTaaggagcccagcaggagcgGGAGGCAAAGGCGCTGGAGGGGATGAGGGTTCAGGAGGTGGGTCCGggtggtgttttggggtgcGCTGGGACCTTCCACGGGAACATTTCAATGGTGTTGGGCCACTCAGAGCAGCGCCACTTAGCTGCTCCACTGAGGTAGGGGGATTGGTGTCCCTCCTTTTTCCATCTGCTGcccctcccagctgggcaggggtgcCCAGGTTACCCAGACTGGGTCACCACCACGGTAGAAAACCTCACACCACAGCCACAAGACCAGCCACGAGGAAGCTGgatcagctgggctgggtgctgggcactggcatgAAGCAGTGCTCAACACAGGATTCCATTGCATTGGGGTCTTTGCTCTGGGCCAGGGTcatccctgctggaaaagggGCAGTCCATGACACCTtggctcctggctctgctggccagGACTGTGCTGacccttcctcctctttcccagcGTCTCACCTTCCCCCTGCTGTCTGTCACCCTTCTGGTATCCTTTGGCTCCTCCATGCTCTATGGCTACAACCTTGCTGTGGTGAACTCACCAGCGGAGGTAAGGGATGGGCAGCctctctgggagcagggaaaacagCCATGCATCCCTCCCTTGGAGGGGGGAGGGACAGCTGTCCAGCAGCCCCACATCAAAACACTGGCACTTTCCTTGAGCAGTCACCCAGAGAGGAATGGCAGGGGAAGGACATCAGCATCCATGTTCATGTACTCCAAACTTGTTCCCCCGGGAAAGCAGGGCCTGGAAAGCTGGccacaacctccctgctccagcttgagtGCTCTCTTTGGTATCCCTAAGCCATCCTTAGGCCTCTCAGGTGCTGAGACTTGCTGAGCAACGAGACGCACATCCCAGTCATCCCCAAACGTGTTCTGCCCTGCATCTCCTTTAATGCTGTTAAACCCACAATATTGTCCCTGTAGGTCCTCTCTTCCCTTGCCTTCCCctttctgccagcacagctggtgccCGTGTgtgtctctgccctgcagcacatAAAGGCTTTCTACAACGCCACGTGGTCCCAGCGCTACGGGCatgggctgggccctgccccCCTGACCCTGCTCTACGCCCTCACTGTCTCCATCTTCGCCCTGGGCGGCCTGGGGGGCTCGCTGCTCGtggggctgctggtggagcGCTACGGCAGGTAAGGGTGTCCCACCAGGGCCAGGGTGCTCCAGAGGTGGGGTGGgactgcaggagctccctgctgctgcttgtgcctgccaggaatggggctctgagccGCAGCGCTCTCCTCGTCCTCCTGGCTGGCGGCTTCATGGGCTTCAGCCGGGAGCTGGGATCCCCCGAGATGGTGATCATCGGCCGCTCCATCACGGGCATCCACTCAGGTGggtgctccctgggctgggcacagccccttGCTCATGGCTCAGTCCCCTACAGCCATTCCTAGGGGGATGAAGAGGGCTTTGTATCCCCACAGGCTTTGTGGAGGGGTTCTCTGGTACAGCCAGGGCCACCTCCAACGCCACGGGGCCCCCACTGTGCATGATGCTGGACATGGGAGGAGATGGGCCTAGGGTCTGGCTTCTCCCTTCTGCCTCtgccatcccagtccctcctgtGGCCCCCAGGTATCTGTCTCAGTGTGGTCCCCCTCTACCTGGGAGAAATCGCTCCCAAGAACCTGCGGGGATTCCTAGGCCTCATGCCCAGCATCTTCATCTGCCTGGGGGTTTTCTCTGCCCAGGTCCTGGGCCTGCCAGAACTGCTGGGCAAGGTGAGCACAGTACCCCAGCCCACACATGCTggacactgctctgctctctccatgACACATCCCATTTCAACTCCTCCCAGGACAGGTTCTGGCCCCTTTTCCTGTCAGTGGTGGTTGttcctgcctccctccagctcctgctgctgcactgcttcCCTGAGAGCCCTCGGTACCTGCTGATAGAGAGAAATGACATCTGTGGGGCCACCAAAGGTGAGGGGATATCCTTGGGCAGACTGGCTCTGAAAGGTGCAGGGTGCTTCACAAAGGTCCTCCAAGACCAAGGTGCTTCCTCATGACATTCTTGCATGCCCATACCTGACAGCCCAACACAATCCTGATGGTTCAGCCCTTGTGTCACATCTGATTGTGCCACAGCATTCCCATGGTGCCCAGCACTGTGGTGTGAGGATTTCCCCATTTCCTATGGACGCTGGTCCCCgcagggaggctgctggggaggtTGGGCCAGGGTAGATCCAAGCCCTTACCTGGTGCCATACCTGTGAGcttgtgccctgtgctggggacacgtGTCCATAGCCcgctctgcccacagccctgcagcggTTCCTGGGGAGCCCCGAGGTCCAGGACATGATCGAGGagatgcaggaggagcagcgGTCACTGTCCTGCGTGGAGATGGCGTCGGTGTGGCAGCTGCTGCGGGAGCGCTCGCTGCGCTGGCAGACGCTCTCGGTGGCAGTGCTGAACGCCGGCATGCAGCTCTCGGGCATCGACGCCGTAAGCCCCACGCgctcctggcccagcacagctgtgcaggcTCTGAGCTCACACCTGGCAGGGCACTGGGCATTTCCTTGAGTGCCCCATCCCCTGTTcatgctgtgtcccctcctggcagatCTGGTTTTACACCAACACCATCTTCGAGAACGCCGGGATCCCCGTGTCCCAGATCCCCTACACCACCATGGGCACCGGCGCCATCGAGGTCGTTGCCGGGCTGATCGGGGTGAgtgagggacagacagacggacggagcccctctgtgccagagccctcttggcagctcccagcaccaccaAACAGGGGGACAGAGTGGACCCCCAAATATCatctgtgccacagcacagcccctttTGTGGGGGGCAAAGGATTTGGCATGGAAATGGGAGATGGGATGAGACAGGCTCCATCTAGGAGTCACATCTAGGAGTGATGAGATAATTTTAGGGTAGCAGGGAGGTTGGGTAGAGATGGCAGACAAAGAAAAGGTTGGAGATGATGGAGAGGACAAGAAGTTTGTTCTGGCTCTCGCTTTCATTGTCCCTCTGTTAGCAGAGCCACAtgtctcccttttcccctgccCCCAGCCAAGCACTGGCCTGGCCCCAGGCTagcagcccccccagcccagccagccctcATTTAGCCAGAGAGTTAGCACTGGGCCGGGCAGATTTATGGCCCTTGTCCCATCTGCAAGTGTCACCCAGGGCCAGCCCAAGCCACCCGGCACTAAATCCACTCCCTGACAATTACAGAGATGGATGGGGGTGGCTGCTCCCAGAAAACAGGGAATGAGTGGAGGgctgctcccctctcccacaGCCCAATCCAGAGCAGAGTGGGGTCCCCTGCCTCTCTGAAGGGTACCCCCTACTCCCCTCCCCTTTCtgtgggggtgtcccagccccccaGAAGTCGCCTAGCATAGAGCCAGATTGCTTGGGAGCAGTCCCACAAATGGCCCCTGATGGACATGCTGAGATTGGTTATAAAATTACAGGCATTTGTTCTGCTGTCAAtaccctgcctgctcccactgccGCTGTGCTGCCTGCCCACACCCTGCTGTGCCCGCTGCCCCACAAACACCCcattccccagctcctctcctgccactGATGCCAGTGTGGCTTGTGGGtcgccccagccctgcaccctaACCCCTGCTCTGTGGGACCCATCTCATGCCCCATGCATGCTCACCCCTGGCACTTTCCATGCCCCAGCCCCAACCCTGGAACTCTGAGCTGGGATTGCCCCCAATCCCCAGATACCACCCGGAGCATCCTTCCACCTGCAGCTGGATCGGGGGTTCAGGGCTGGTCCCAcccaccctggagctgcccagcaccCTGTCagtctctgctctctcctggcaGTGCTTCACCATCGAGAGGGTGGGACGGCGGCCCCTCATCATCACCGGCTTCTGTGCCATGGGGGTCTGCTCAGCTGGCATCAccatctccctgctgctgcaggtagGGCCTGGCCACTGCCCCCACTGGGCAGTATCTGGGGCTCAGTGGGGGAGGGATGGCTAGAATCCTGGGGGAAGGAGCGTGTGTGGAAATTGGAGGTGAGCTGGCCCTTCCAAGTCATGCTTTCTCTTCAAAGCTAAAGAGAAGGTAAGTTTAGCACCaagaacagcaacaaaaaaagaaaatacaaatccctaggagaaaaatcctgctgcttctggtagctttttttcagaaatgttccCAGGGAGGCAGATGTGAAATGCCAGGGCAGGTACAGGGTCCTTCTCCTGCTGTCTGCTTCCGGAGGATGCTCCTGTGGCTCTGGGCATTCTGCACcatcaggagctgctgagcttgGCTGAGGCTGACCCTCACCAGCCTTATCCCAAACCACCCATTGCTTGTCTGCATCTCACCAATGTGTCCTGTGTGGCCGCTGTCCCCAAGAGCCACCATCCCAGAGGGATGCTGGGtcagggccagccccagcagtgtccccagcccggtgtcccctcgcaggctgccctgccctggatgCGCTACGTCAGCGTGGCCTGCGTGGTCGGCATCATCGCTGGCTTCTGCATGGGAccaggtgggtctggggctGCGGGAatggggagcactggggtgggagtggggtgggaatgggagctccaggagagcagcagggtttgCAGGCAGGTGACAGGAGCTGAGCCTTGGCCCTGTGTCCGTGGTCCAGCCCTGCTTTATGATGCTGTACCTCCAAGTGAAAGCCCACTGCaaacccctccagccccacacaTCCCCAGGGCTCGCTCTACCCCTCCTGCTGGGCCACACTCCAGGAGAAAGCAGAGTGAAGCCCTGGCAGCCTTCCCCAGACCTCTGTGGAGGTGTCCCAGCTCCTATCACAGTGCAGCTGGTGAGAATCGTCCTGCCCCTAATGGAGTgcaggctccagcagccaggagtgAAACCTGGACTGGTTTACCCAGTTGATGTATTAGCAGAGCTCTTAACAGATCTATAATTCATCCTCAGCCCAGACTTTATTCACTGTAATTACATCTTTAATTAGGATTTTAATGGCTCATTGTTCACAAACAATGATGAATAggagttttaaaacaaaaaaaatatatatctctGTTCTGGGTGAGCTGTGAGTAAGAGTCCGTCAGGGGCCCCACTCTTCCCTCACTTCTTGCACTTGGCTTTTGGTTCATCTTTTCCCTGCATTTATAAAGAGGTCCAGCCAGCCCTGTTTGAGGCACCTGTGACCCCAGGCATGTCACCATATCAAAAACAATCCCCTGCCAGATTCCTGTGTGTCTTGGAAGGTACTCTGGGCCTTGGATCCTGCCCCCCAACACAGGGACAGTCCTGGGACCCAGGATTCTGGCTCAGTGACACTTGGCTGGAGAGGCTAAGTCCTTCTAGAAGAAATAGCCACACCCTGTGTCCAGTTTTCAGACCTCTTACAAGTTGGCTTGGAAAACCACTTCCATACATTCTGGGTTCTTTCACTCTGCATGGGAAAAGCGGGTTGGAAAATGGTATTTCTGTGTCCTGCACGAGATTGTGATGCTCAGAAAAGTGGTTGCTTCTTTCCTCCCTGAATCAGCCACAGTGGCAACAGAAGCTGATTGATAGAATGAAGTTTTCTAAACTGTTTTGATCAAGGGAGTCTGGAAAGGGCATTATTGGAGGGTGCCAGGAAGATGTTTCTCTATGCCTGTGATCTCCATGAGATTTAATATATCAGCATTTAGAAACATTTTTGGAAAATGAGGATCCACGTGAAATGTTTCACCTTTATTTTGACTCAGTCTGAAACTTTCCAGTCATGCAACCAGGGGAACTGGCCTGAGCACCCTGCAATGTGCCAGTGTGGTGTGCCAGGGGACATCACATCACCCCCCATATGACATATCCCAAGGGACACCAAGGGTAGGACACTGCTCCACCACTCCCTGtctcctccagctctcccagcaccaccagtTTGAACCATGAGCCTtgctgggctccagccccttgGCCACAGGACTGAGGTGGGCAGAACCTGGTGGCCCCAAGGGTACCTGGGTCACCCTGTCCTCCATCCCTTGATGTgtcccctccctctgcagctggtgtCCCCTTCCTGATGACAGCTGAGCTCTTCACGCAGTCCCACCGCCCCGCTGCCTACATTGTGGGGGGCTCTCTCAACTGGCTCTGCAACTTCACCGTCGGCTTCATCTTCCCCTTCCTGCAGGTGCCAGTCCAGAGGGGCCCTGGGGGATGGAGGGAAcggacacagccctgctgctctcccggGATGGGGTGCCAGGGCAAGGATGCCTGTGCTCTTGGCTCAGCTCAGCGCTGgtcagagccagcccagggcagggtggctcTGCCTCGTGCCATGCCCAGTTTGGGAGTGCCAGGCAGTGTCTCTGCCTCATCCTGCTCTTGTCCCCAGATGTCAGCCGGTGCCTTTTGCTACCTGGTTTTCTGTGGTGTGTGCCTGCTCGTGGCCTTGTATGTCTACCTTGTCATCCCTGAGACCAAGAACAAGACCTTCATGGAGATCAGCCACATCTTCGCCACGCGCCGCTCCGTGCTGTCcgtgccagcccagctcatcGGCATGATGAAGCTCGATGGCTACGGGACCTtggagagcagctccctggaggGCTCAGGCTCCAGCCTGCCCTGATCTCAGTGGGCTGGGGGcaaggggatggggatggggaggaggctCGGGGCTGGGGAAGGATGTGGGGGCCAATTTGTTCCAACCTGGTCATCTCTCAGTCTCCCAGGACGTCTCTCCATGGCACAGTCTGGGCCCAGGATGAGCCCCATTGATGCACCAAGGCTGCACTGACTGCTGGGCATGATCCCATGCTGGAAGAGATGCTCCCACAGAGACAAGGGGACCTCCTGAACCAGGGGGTTCACTTTACTCCTGCGTGTGGGGCCTTGGCAAGGGCTCCTGGCATGAGCTGTTTAATAAAGAGCATTGCCACCAGAGCCATTGTTTGGCAAGTTTAGCCTGGAATGGCAGCAAGCAGGAGGGTGCTGGAATGGGCAGGTGCTTCTCCAGCATCAGGGAATGGGAAGAGGGGCTTAGCCTCCTCCCCGCTGTGACTGGCTGGAAAGGTCAAAGTCACCCCACATTTTCTGGGAAGGGTGgtcaggatggttcccaggctCTTGCATCTCACCCCAAGTCGGTCATGCAAAGCTGGAGGCTGTTGCAGAAGGGacatggagcagctctgagctgggggtgACTGTCCAGCCACTGTGCCcctccagaggctgctgggagcCCTTGGTGCCCGGCCTCGTGTGCTGGCCCCACAGAGTGCTCCCATGGGAACTCTGCACATTCCCAAGGGATCCAGGATAAACCTCATCCCCTTACTGCACCCTGTGAATTGCTGTGGCCCCAAGGTGCTCTCTAAGCACAACCTCTCCCATGTCTCTGCCTTGAACCCTGGGGGCTGTGTTTGGAGGGAGAGGCTGTCCTGTgtcccaggacccccccagcagctcccacaaaTACCCTGGTAAACCATGGGG
This region includes:
- the LOC135449549 gene encoding LOW QUALITY PROTEIN: solute carrier family 2, facilitated glucose transporter member 5-like (The sequence of the model RefSeq protein was modified relative to this genomic sequence to represent the inferred CDS: deleted 1 base in 1 codon); translation: MSPGGSRAALPCLPFLTSSFFHLKMGETGRAAAPGLPSSPSPPPRPSPRSVRSLSPPLGKGTPRPGGDITGRLTFPLLSVTLLVSFGSSMLYGYNLAVVNSPAEHIKAFYNATWSQRYGHGLGPAPLTLLYALTVSIFALGGLGGSLLVGLLVERYGRNGALSRSALLVLLAGGFMGFSRELGSPEMVIIGRSITGIHSGICLSVVPLYLGEIAPKNLRGFLGLMPSIFICLGVFSAQVLGLPELLGKDRFWPLFLSVVVVPASLQLLLLHCFPESPRYLLIERNDICGATKALQRFLGSPEVQDMIEEMQEEQRSLSCVEMASVWQLLRERSLRWQTLSVAVLNAGMQLSGIDAIWFYTNTIFENAGIPVSQIPYTTMGTGAIEVVAGLIGCFTIERVGRRPLIITGFCAMGVCSAGITISLLLQAALPWMRYVSVACVVGIIAGFCMGPAGVPFLMTAELFTQSHRPAAYIVGGSLNWLCNFTVGFIFPFLQMSAGAFCYLVFCGVCLLVALYVYLVIPETKNKTFMEISHIFATRRSVLSVPAQLIGMMKLDGYGTLESSSLEGSGSSLP